The Pyxidicoccus sp. MSG2 DNA segment GATGAACGTCACGACGCGGTTGTTCAGGTCCACCAGGTTCTGCCGGGCCTCGTCAATCTGCGGCACCACGCGGTCCTGGAGCTGCCGGGCCTTGTCGGCCACCTGCTGCGGATTCATCTCCATCGAAGTCATCTCCTCTTTTTTCAGGGGGTGAAACTCGGGAAGTGTCGCGCGCGCTACCGGCGCGAGCCCAGCCAGAAGCCGACGACGAAGGCCGCGCCGATGCACGCGTGCGGATGACGGCGCACCCACTGACGCCAGTCGGCGGCCACGGCCACCTCCTCGCGCAGGGCGCTCACGGACGTGGCCAGCTCGGCGCGCGTGCGCTCGATTTCCGCGCGAAGCGAGGCGGCGCTCTGGGGGCTGGCGGACTTGGGCAGTCCATTGCTAGCGGCCATTCTGCGGCTCCTTGAAGAATTCGCTGTTGGCGCCCCGGAGCGTATTCACGGAGGCGGCCGGTGCGGAGTGGGTCAGCGCGGCCATGCTGCGCGACAGCTCGCTCGTGCTGTCGTCCATCACCCGGCGCGCCTGCAGCCGCTTCACCGCCCAGAGCGCACCACCGGCGCCGCCCGCGAGGTTGATGAGCCCCACCCCACCAAGCGCCCCGGCCCAGCCGAGCCACGTCGACAACAGCGCCGCGATGGCCCCGCACACGAAGGCATAGCCCACGAGGATGAAGGGCACGAAGGCGGCAATCATCGCCACGTCCAGGCCGGTGGCCTTCACATCCTCCGCGAGCTCCAGCCGTGCCAGCTGCAGGTGCTGTGTCACCAGGCGGCTGAAACCGTCCGCCATGCGCCCGACGAGCGCGGAGATTCCGCGCTCGGTCTGTTCACTCCCCACGTGCATTTGCTTCTCCGGCCGGCGCCCACGTCCTCACGGGTGGGGGCCAACCTAGGCACCCCACCTCCGCGCGACAACCATGTCACGGCGGATCTGTCCGGCGTTCGCAAGCGTCGGCCACTGAACGCGCCCACCGGCATCCGCAAGGCTAGCCGATGAGCTGCACCGGCGGAGAGAGGGGGGTCTCCACGGCGATGGGCGCCTCGAACCGGAACACCAGCGGCAGATGGTCCGACGCCACCCGGCTCATCTCGGTGCGGTGGGGGTGGACGTCCACCGGGCGCACCCCCGCGTCCACGTAGATGCGGTCCAACCGCAGCATGGGCATCCGGGTGGGATACGTGCGCGCCGCCGCCCCCAGCTCCAGGGCCACGTCGCGGATGGCCTGGCGCACGAGCGACGGCACCGGCCCGTTGCCCAGGTAGTTGAAGTCCCCGCACACCACGAGCGGATCCTTGCGCGCGGCCTCGCGGAGGATGTCCGCGGACAACAGCAGCGCCTCCTGCCGGCGCCGCTCCCCCAGCCTCAAGCCCAGGTGCAGGCTGAAGACGTGGAGCTGGCTGCCGTCGCCCAGGTCCAGGTCGCACCGCAGCGCCCCGCGCGGCTCGCGGCGTCCCACGCTCAGGTCATAGTTCTTCGACTTGAGGATGGGCAGCCGCGAGAGAATCGCGTTGCCGTAGCGCCGGCCGTTGCGGACCACGTTGGGGCCGAACGCCATGTGCATGCCGAGCAGGTCCGCCAGGTGCTCGGGCTGGTCCTCCCGCGGCGTGACGTTGCGGAAGTCCCCCACTTCCTGGAGCGCGATGATGTCCGCGTCCACCTCGCGGAGCACCGTGCCCACGCGGCCCAGGTCGAACCGGCCGTCCGTCCCGATGCCGCTGTGGATGTTGTACGAAACGAGGGTCAGCTCCACGCGCGCGGCTCACCCGTTGACGAGGTGGAAGCGACGCGCCGCGAGCCGAGCCACCTCCATGGGGAGCGACACCAGCCGCGTCACCGCCCTGGCCGCGTCGCCCAGCCCGCCCTGGATGGCCTGCAGCTGGCGCTGCGCCTCGTCCATCAAGTCGCCCAGCCGTCCGCGCGGAGGCAGCTCCTTCGTGGGCGGCAGCGCGCCGATGGGCGCCGTGCCCCCGATGACGGGCGTCTGGGCCCGCAGGGAGGGCGCGCGCGTCTTCCCCTTGCGCGCGGTGAACCGAGGGCCGTGGGAGAACTTGGCGTCGGGCTCGGGGCGGGCCAGCTCCTCCAGCTCCGCCTCCATCTGGTGCGCCTGGTAGAGCGCCTCCGTCTGCGCGTGGCTCTTCCCGTAGTGCACGCCCTCATGGCTGCCCATCTGCTCCGGATGGGCGCCGGCCTTCTTCAAGCTCGCCTTGTCCTCACGGCGCAGGCTGCGCTTCTGCGCGGGCAGCGTCTTCGGGACCTGGAAGTGGTCGTAGCTATAGGAACGGGGCATCCGAGAATCTCCAAGAATCGAGTCCGTCCAGAAGCTAGGGAGCGCGCTGGTCCCCGGGTACGCCTTGACGGCACATGCCCCGCCCGCTCGCTCCCCCTCCGGCCCTCCAGGCGGCGCGTCTTGCGCGCCCCTTCGTCCAAGTGCCGACAATGTCAGGCAGACACCGGTCCGTCGCCGGGCAGCCAGCGGAGCGCGTGACGACAGGCGGCACGGCGAGCGCTTCCGGGGGGAGGAGCAGGCGTGCGGCGACTTCTCTCGTCACCGCGGGAAGAGGACGCGCTCGCGTGGTGTAAGAACGGCCCATGCCTCCGCTCCCCGCTGGCCGGAAGTATTCCGCTTCGCCCTACCTGCTGCTCGCCCTGCTCGCCCTCGGTGCGAAGGCCCGGGCCGCCGCGCCGGCCCCGGCGCCCGCGCCCTCGGTCCCCGCTCCCGCTCCCGTGCCCGAGTCGCAGCCGCTCGCCGAGGGCCGCCCCCTGCTGTCGCTGCTGCCCGGCGCGGCCAAGCCCGGCGACCCGGTGATGGTGATGGTGCGGGGCATGGCGGAGCTGCCCTCGGGCACGCTGGCCGGCCGCCCCCTGCGCTTCTTTCCCTGGGGCCAAGGCTTCCTGGCCGTGACGGGCCTGTCGGTGGAGATGGCCCCGGGCACGGCGGCCGTGAAGGTGCTGGGCCCGGCCGCTCCGGGCGCCGCGCCGCTGGAGTTGACGGGCACGCTGGACGTGGTGGAGCCGGGCTACCCCGCGCGCGAGCTGAAGGTGTCCGGCAAGTACGTGGAGCCGCCCGCGAGCGTGAAGGCCCGCATGGCCGC contains these protein-coding regions:
- a CDS encoding DUF3618 domain-containing protein, giving the protein MAASNGLPKSASPQSAASLRAEIERTRAELATSVSALREEVAVAADWRQWVRRHPHACIGAAFVVGFWLGSRR
- a CDS encoding phage holin family protein: MHVGSEQTERGISALVGRMADGFSRLVTQHLQLARLELAEDVKATGLDVAMIAAFVPFILVGYAFVCGAIAALLSTWLGWAGALGGVGLINLAGGAGGALWAVKRLQARRVMDDSTSELSRSMAALTHSAPAASVNTLRGANSEFFKEPQNGR
- a CDS encoding endonuclease/exonuclease/phosphatase family protein, which gives rise to MELTLVSYNIHSGIGTDGRFDLGRVGTVLREVDADIIALQEVGDFRNVTPREDQPEHLADLLGMHMAFGPNVVRNGRRYGNAILSRLPILKSKNYDLSVGRREPRGALRCDLDLGDGSQLHVFSLHLGLRLGERRRQEALLLSADILREAARKDPLVVCGDFNYLGNGPVPSLVRQAIRDVALELGAAARTYPTRMPMLRLDRIYVDAGVRPVDVHPHRTEMSRVASDHLPLVFRFEAPIAVETPLSPPVQLIG
- a CDS encoding M23 family metallopeptidase, producing the protein MPPLPAGRKYSASPYLLLALLALGAKARAAAPAPAPAPSVPAPAPVPESQPLAEGRPLLSLLPGAAKPGDPVMVMVRGMAELPSGTLAGRPLRFFPWGQGFLAVTGLSVEMAPGTAAVKVLGPAAPGAAPLELTGTLDVVEPGYPARELKVSGKYVEPPASVKARMAADRRAFAKAFAQPFAAPSFEQNFAWPRQDRITAPFGDRRTFNGKLSSQHFGVDIDGDPGMPILAANDGVVVMSRDNYSSGKTVIVHHGAGLYTSYFHMSRIGVKNGTRVKQGQTLGQVGSTGRVTGPHLHWGVKVDDLWVDGEQLLRLDFFPPATPGMASGSTQLGTP